In a genomic window of Mastomys coucha isolate ucsf_1 unplaced genomic scaffold, UCSF_Mcou_1 pScaffold17, whole genome shotgun sequence:
- the Znf639 gene encoding zinc finger protein 639, protein MNEYPKKRKRKTLHPSRYSDSSGISRIADGVSGIFSDHCYSVCSMRQPDLKYFDNKDGDSDPETANDLPKFTDGTKARNRNQSYLVSSPVLRILDHTVFSTEKSTDVEICDEECASPESVHQHTQEESPIEVHTSEDVPIAVEVHAISEDYDIEAENNSSESLPDQTDEEPPAKLCKILDKSHALNVTAQQKWPLLRANSSGLYKCELCEFNSKYFSDLKQHVILKHKRTDSNVCRVCKESFSTNMLLIEHAKLHEEDPYICKYCDYKTVIFENLSQHIADTHFSDHLYWCEQCDVQFSSSSELYLHFQEHSRDEQYLCQFCEHETGDPEDLHSHVVNEHARRLIELSDKCGSGGHGQCSLLSKITFDKCKNFFVCQVCGFRSRLHTNVNRHVAIEHTKIFPHVCDDCGKGFSSMLEYCKHLNSHLSEGIYLCQYCEYSTGQIEDLKIHLDFKHSADLPHKCSDCLMRFGNERELISHLPVHETT, encoded by the exons ATGAATGAAtatcctaaaaaaagaaaaaggaagactttACACCCTTCTCGCTATTCAG ATTCTTCTGGAATAAGCAGAATTGCAGATGGAGTCAGTGGGATTTTTTCTGATCATTGTTACAGTGTGTGCTCTATGAGACAGCcagacttaaaatattttgacaacAAAG ATGGTGATTCTGATCCTGAGACAGCAAATGACTTGCCCAAATTTACAGATGGAACCAAGGCCAGAAACAGGAATCAGAGCTACCTGGTTTCCAGCCCTGTGCTTAGGATTCTAGACCACACTGTCTTTTCCACAG aaaaGTCTACTGATGTTGAGATCTGTGATGAAGAGTGTGCCTCACCTGAGTCAGTGCATCAGCATACTCAAGAGGAGAGCCCTATAGAGGTTCATACCTCAGAAGACGTCCCAATTGCTGTAGAAGTTCATGCTATTTCTGAAGATTATGATATAGAGGCAGAGAACAATTCCTCTGAGAGCCTCCCAGACCAGACTGATGAAGAACCACCGGCTAAACTCTGTAAAATACTTGACAAGAGCCACGCTTTGAATGTGACTGCCCAACAGAAGTGGCCTTTACTGAGAGCCAACAGCAGTGGCCTCTACAAGTGTGAACTTTGTGAATTCAACAGTAAGTATTTTTCTGACCTAAAGCAACATGTGATACTGAAACACAAGCGCACTGACTCGAATGTGTGTCGGGTATGTAAGGAAAGCTTCTCCACCAACATGCTCCTCATTGAGCACGCCAAACTTCATGAAGAAGATCCCTACATCTGTAAGTACTGTGACTATAAGACAGTGATCTTTGAGAACCTCAGCCAGCATATTGCCGACACCCACTTCAGCGACCACCTTTACTGGTGTGAGCAGTGTGATGTGCAGTTCTCCTCAAGCAGTGAGCTCTACCTGCACTTCCAAGAGCATAGCCGAGATGAGCAGTACTTGTGCCAGTTCTGTGAGCATGAGACAGGGGACCCTGAGGACTTGCACAGCCACGTCGTCAATGAGCATGCTCGCAGACTGATCGAGCTGAGTGACAAGTGTGGCAGTGGTGGACATGGGCAGTGCAGCCTTTTAAGCAAGATCACCTTTGACAAATGCAAAAATTTCTTTGTGTGTCAAGTATGTGGCTTTCGGAGCAGACTTCATACAAATGTCAACAGACACGTGGCTATCGAGCATACTAAAATATTCCCTCATGTTTGTGATGACTGTGGGAAGGGCTTTTCTAGCATGTTGGAATATTGCAAGCATCTAAATTCACATCTATCTGAAGGGATTTATTTATGCCAATATTGTGAATATTCAACAGGACAAATTGAAGATCTAAAAATTCATCTAGATTTCAAGCATTCAGCTGACTTGCCTCATAAATGTAGTGACTGCTTGATGAGGTTTGGGAATGAAAGGGAATTAATCAGTCACCTTCCAGTCCACGAGACTACCTGA